The sequence TATTCTTATAGTAAGTGCTGATAACACAAGATTTGGCGTTTCTTTTTTCATTTCTATGAAGTATGCACATATTGTTGTTTTCTTAAATACTGATCCTGCAGTTGGAACTGGTAGATCTTGACACGTTCGATTTGGCAATGTAGGCTGCATTGAGCGCTCTGTTGATCATTATCTATTACTGCTCCGATCATGTACTCCACATTCGTGAAAGAAGAAACGCTAGATCCAGGGAAGCTGCAGCGAGGAGTGTCCAAAGAACTAAACATGCGCGTGAAAGGTGGAAGGCCACAAGAGACATTGccaagaagcatgcacttggattgcaaagatcattatcacatAAATTTTCTCGTCAAAAGGGTGACAGTGCTAGACAACCCGAGGATATCATAATTTCGGATCAGGCTAGAACTGAGACCGATGAGGAAGTAGACATCTCAAGGACATCTCAGAGGAAATCATCTGAAGACGAAAAAGCAACGAAAAAGGGAGCAGGAAATTCAACTGAAAGCATACATGATCTCGAAGGGAACTTTAACCATAATCAAGACTTCAATTTAGAGACTAGTAAAACGCTTGCACCAATGGGGAAATACATGCATGCTAATACTCAAATTTTCAAGTATGTATATGGCACAATTGAGAAGGAGAAAGCTCTACAACATGAAAACATTAACTTGACCTTTTCTGGAGTAATTAAAATGGATGCCGAGATGCAGGGCATCATGACCAGACCAGTGATTGAGGTTTCTTTCAGAGAATTAACTCTTACTTTAAAAGGGACAAATAAATATCTCATGAGATGTGTGACTGGAAAGATAAGGCCTGGTCGTGTTTCTGCTGTCATGGGTCCATCTGGAGCTGGAAAAACAACATTTCTTAATGCTCTGGCAGGAAAAGCTACGGGATGCAAAAAGACCGGTCTTATTCTTATAAATGGAAAAAATGTATCTATCCATTCGTATAGGAAAATTATTGGGTTTGTGCCACAAGACGATACTGTACATGGAAATTTGACAATAGACGAGAATCTCATGTTCAGTGCCAATTGCAGGTATGTACATAGTTAGTCTTGCATGTGAACAACATTCTTTTGTCATTGCATATCTCATATTGCTTAGAGAGGAGTGCATTGCTTAGGGTCAGCTTGGAACTTACATGTAGTAAGGCCTTGTGTGAGACTTGGACTTGCAATTGCACCATGGTATTAAGGTGGTCAGACAGGGACTGTATTGGTGTCACGTGCCTTGACCTGACTCCTCACAGTCATGCGTTCTTTTTTTGAGGGGTGACCACCCTTCCTCAAATTATTTGTCCTGTTACAGAAATCAGAAATGAAATTGCTATCGTACTTCATGGATTTGAGCTTTTGTTTTCCTGTTCTTACTTAGGCTATCAGCTGACATGCCAAAAGCAGATAAGGTTTTGATTATAGAAAGAGTCATCGACTCCTTGGGGCTGCAACATGTAAGAGATTCCTTGGTTGGAACAGTAGAGAACCGGGGAATTTCCGGAGGTCAAAGAAAACGAGTAAATGTTGGAATGGAAATGGTTATGGAACCTTCGCTTCTGATCTTAGATGAACCAACATCTGGGTTAGACAGTTCATCTTCCCAGTTGCTTTTAAGAGCACTTCGCCGGGAGGCTCTTGAAGGGGTAAACATCTGTACGGTAGTTCACCAACCTAGGTATCAATAATAATTCACAGTTCTCAAGGATCATGGTCTTTCTTATTTTGCTTCTTTGCTTTTACATGCATGGTTTTTATTGAACTGTTATTGTTTTCTTCAGCTATGGTCTATTCAAGATGTTTGACGATCTAATACTTCTAGCCAAAGGTGGTCTAACCGTATATCATGGACCAGTGAAGAATGTGGAGGAATATTTTGCTGGCCTTGGGGTTATAGTTCCTGATCGGGTTAATCCACCAGATTACTTCATCGACCTCTTGGAGGGTGTAGTACCAAGCACAAGTATAGACATGAAACAGCTTCCTCTGAGATGGATGCTTCATAATGGATACCCAATACCCCGGGATATGCAACTTGATGCTGCAGAGGTCGCATCTTCATCAAGGGGTCAGGATACAAGTACTGAGACAGAGTGCAATGCTGATGTAGATAGAATTGAAGTGAGATCATTTGCTGGAGATTTATGGGAGGATGTTAAGTTGAACGCTGAGATCCAACAAGACAACTTTCTTCACAATTTCTTGATGTTGAAAGACTTATCTAACCGCCGAGCTCCTGGTGTATTGAAACAATACAAATACTATATTGGGAGGTAAGTTCTCAAACCTCTGCACTGAATTTGCATAAACTTTTCAACAGCAAACATAAGCAGAAAAAGTCGGTTGTCTTTGGTGATCAGTGAGCTGATTCTTCGTGGCAGTAATTCAAGAATGATACTTGTTTTATCTGTTATTTTGCTTTGAAGATCTTAATCTGTGTGAAATCTGCTATTTTGCATCAGGGTTAGCAAACAACGATTGAGAGAATCTAAGATACAAGCCGTGGATTTTATGATCTTATTTCTTGCTGGAGCCTGCTTAGGATTACTTGCTAAAATGAGTGATGAAAATTTTGGGTTAGCAGGTTATACCTACACAGTAATAGCAGTTTGTAAGTAGCAGAACTCAAACCCTTGCGGATAGCAAAACTTAAATTATTTAGCTGAACTTTAATTTTCATTGTATTGATTTTACTCCATGTATATTTCCTCACTTGCATGGAAAACCATCTCTGTTGGCTTGCAGCTCTTCTGTGCAAGATTGCTGCTTTGAGATCCTTTTCACAGGATAAGTTGATTTATTGGAGGGAAAGTAGTTCCGGCATGAGCAGTTTTGCTTATTTTCTGTCGAAGGATACAGTTGATCATTTCAATACACTTGTAAAGCCTGTGGTTTATCTATCCATGTTTTATTTCTTCAACAACCCTAGGTCTTCGTTCATGGATTATTACATTGTTCTGGTCTTTCTTGTGTACTGTGTGACTGGTGTAGCCTATGTCTTTTCCATCTTTCTGGAACCTGGCGCAGCCCAGCTGGTACATACCCTCTTTGAAAGTGTAAAAACATTCAAGTTCGTATAAACCTTTTCATTATTATTTCAAGTTCCGGTAATGATCtgtatatttcttcttcagtgGTCAGTTCTTCTCCCTGTGGTTTTAACTCTCgtctcgactcagcagtcagctGGATTTGCGAAGACCATAGCGAATTTATGCTATCCAAAGTGGGCTTTGCAAGCATTTGTGATATCAAATGCAGAAAGGTGTACTTTAGTATTCAAATTCTTTGCATGTCTTTCCTAATGAACGAGTATTGCTAACAGTTTTGTTGTTTAACAGGTATTCTGGAGTTTGGCTGATAACACGTTGTGGTTCACTAATGAAATCAGGCTACGATATCCGTAACTGGAATCGTTGTATCGTCTTTCTTTTCCTATACGGTGCGGCATTTTGGCTTATTTGTTAATGGTAACTTTCCGAAGAAAATAGATCATAATAGTCACTCGGTGTATATTTATTTGTTCATAcaaagaaaatgaaagagaagAGTCAGAAGACAGCTTGTGAGCTTTGAAAGCCACTGTTGTGGTGTGAACCCATCGAGGAGCACTGGATATAGCCCAACTCATGAAACAGCGGGTTATAATCATAAAATCCCTACTAATTCTAAAACGTAATACTGATTCTATGTTCAGGGCAGTCTCCAGTCCTCTAAAATGTAATCTCGAAGTTATGTTCAGGGCGGTCCCCTGTGCTCCAATTGTCAACCTTTATCTGATATAAACTCTAACCCCAGTCGTTCGGCGGTTGCTTAGTTTCATCTCCATTATTATTGTTCAAGTTGAATAGTCCATTCTTTGTATAATTTGATGTTGTAGGAAAAGTAGTTCTGTTGAGGTAAGGAGAGTACACTTCGTCAGATCTCTTCTTGCCCAAACACAAGTTATGATGCAACTGCAATTTCACAACAGACGGACATAACAAAGGGGATCTCATAGAGCTATGCTATTTTATTCAAAGTGGACTCGaacatttttctattttcttttgtttgtatAACTTGAGAAGATTAAATAATCAATTTCCTCAGATTTCACCTATTTGATTTTGACTACAAAAAAATACTCAAATTATCCCTCTTTAGAGAAAGGGTTCTATCTTTACTTCACTTGCATCTTCCTAGATAGCATGCACTGCTGCTATAAATGGCTGGTGAAACTTCTCCCCTATTTTATCCTGAAATCCATGATCTGTGGAAAAAAGAAATGTAAGTTTCCTCAAAATTATACGATGAGACCATGTAAATTCATAGCAAGTGGCAGTAGAGCTTACCTGATTCTGCCGATTCTTCAAATAAAAAAAGCCTACTTCCAAACAATATCACCCATGAATGTAAGAGCTGGAACACCTCTGATCTCAACATCAACCAGGGGTGCCTGGACTAACCTCAACCCAGACAATTCTGGATCTTTCTCAATCATATCAAGAGCACGCTTCTGATCCTGCAAAGTTAAGCGAAAGTAAAAAGTTACTGCTTGCCTACAGAGTAAAGTAAATTGCATGGTGCGAGTGTGCAACTGAAACCTGAAAGCATAAAAAGTACAATTTGCTGTTGCAGTTTATAGACCAAACGATTACTAAATGACATTAGTACCAAATTAAATCTGTAAAATATTTCGAATCAGGGAGGGTACAATGTATAATTTCAATCATTTGGTGGGACATACATGAAATGCACACCCGAGGAAAATGTTTATCACCAAAGAAAGATAAACATCAGTTTGGGAACCATACCTTCCGTTTCATTGCACAGAATTTGCAGTCTGATGCCGATGCTGGTAGAACTTGATTGACAATAAGTCTCTTGACGGGAACATTTTCTTTCTCCAAGGAAGCATGCAACCTTGACGACTCACTTATCGCCATTACCTTTAGGATTACAAGAAGCGCTGGCGGTGAGACTAAAAATAGAAAATGCAGTTACTATTCATATCTAGTTATACAGATAATAACGGAACACCCATATTGCACAGAAAAAAGTGACGTCACTACTTCAATGATTCAATCTTGTTAGATAATACATGGAATACCCATGTGGCACAGAAACTTATTGATCTAGGAGAGAGGACTTAATCTAggattcttgctctttcttcaCCATGAATATAATTCACTCCACATCAATCGAAGCAATGCAGGTGAACGATGTAGTATGACTCATGATTGTTGAATGAATATCAAAGAGTTTCTTCAGTTGTGAAACAATAGTTATGCACCTTTATGAATAGCTTCGGCTTACCGTAGGTATAGTTACTATAACAAATTCAGTAGACTCCGTGTCCCGGAAAAGGTCTCGTACTTTTCCCATTCTCTCCTTCAGCTTCTCTAGTTTGGCAGACTACAAAAACAGAAATCACGTAATAATGAGTATTCTATGCTAAAGCAAAAGAACTTGTTCCAAAGAAAGCTTTGGCTTACAGAATCATCTGGCTTTGCTTCTTTTCCGAAAACGGATTTGATGGCTGAAGTTGCTGAAGATAACTTCTGTTTTAGCTGAAACGAGCAATGACAAAAGAAAGTAAAATGTCACTAACTATGAAAAGGCTAAAAAGCACTTATTATTAATCCTCAAAAGAACTTTATACAAGACACACCTTAAGGATTTTGCCTATTGATGCATCCAAGAAATCAGGCAGAGACAAAAGCCGGAGAGTGTGACCCTATAAGTAAAATAACGAGGAATATAACACTTCatataagaaagaaaataaaacaaaaaaaattataaagtaAACAAATTGTGCTTACTGTTGGTGCTGTATCAAAAACAATTCGTGTAAACATGTTATACTCTTGGGATTCAACGAATTGCATAACCTGGAGGGCAGAATAATAATTAGCaaagaatcctaaaaaaaaaactagatagATCAGTCATTGCGAAGCAGCTAAAGCAAAGAAGATATTCATCATATACATGCCTTGGAAATTGCAAGAGCTTCATCCAAACCAGGAGGAGGTGTATCTAGCAGCTCTCCAAGTTTAAGATCTCCTAACTTGAACAGTTCCAAAAAATTATAAAGTTAGCCACGGGGTAAGTTAACCAACGATCAAAATAATGTACTAGAAGTCCAAGAGAACTACACTCCCTTAGGAAGATATACTACTTGAGAACCCcgaaaaaagaagaaacaaaaagctTGATGCGTGACATACTAGTATTCTTTTAAATTACAATATTGCGCAGTGTTACCTGCTCAACAAGCATTCCGAGACCCATACTATCCATCATATCTTTTACCCCGCCACTTCCACCACTACCCTGACTTGCACTTCGAAACTCTTCCCTTGCCTTTTCTGGATTTATCTGTGATTACCACTTTATACATTACAAAGTACAAAGGTTTTATATAAAGTACTAACTCCCATAACGGATCTGTTAGCAATAACAAAGCAAAACAATGGTAGCTACCTCAAGAGCAAAGAGTGGATTATCAAGTCCTTGAACTGGTACTAGCATCCCTCCAGTCAAATCCTGCCAAAAGCAAAAACATACACAAACTCATTGTGATAGAGACACACACATTGCAACATAACAAATGATTCCGACACATTTAATAGGCTGATATTCTAGCAGTGGTGTTAGTAAACTAACTAGAAATTAAGCTGAAACTGGAGTTATCTAATATCTACCTGTGCAAATGAATCACTCAATGAATGTGCAGGATCAGTTGAAACAACAATAGTCGGGTGCCCACTATTGGCAAACTTGACAGCAAGTGATGCAGCACAACTCGTCTTTCCAACTCCTCCTTTCCCTCCTAACATGTAATACTTCCTTTGTGTCCCTGCTGCCATCTCATCAAACCCTGCAACCGCTTCTGCCGGTGCAGCAACCGCTCTCACTACACCAGAAAATCAACAAAAGCTGAAAAATCGAAAAATTGAAACGAACAGAGAAAACCCAGTGAGTAAAATTAATTGCAGTAAACTAAATAACTCACCTTGGAATAGATTTCTGTAAGGTTTTCTAGTAGTTGGATTAGAAGAGATAGAGGTAAAAGTTCTACTGAGTTTTAATAAAGAAAAAGGGGTTTGATTTTTAGGTAAGTGAGAAAGAAAACTAGCCATAGCCATTGGGGCTGTCTTAGTACAACCCTGATTATGATGAGGAAGAGAATGAGTAGATGAGGAGATGGAGGGAATATTATACAGTGCTgccattttttttctctctcaaggaattctcaaacaCTGGTTTCTTAAGAGATTTGTGTTTTAATGGATGGTGTTTTTAGATGTCTTGCTGTCTTTGTAAGGTCCAAGCCTTTGGATGGTTATGAAGTGAATACATGTTAAGCGTGTTTCGTATCTAACGGTCTATATTGTATCAGTGTATACAGACTCGATACAACGATCGAACAGTGTAGGTAATAGTTTGACGGGTTCTTCGTAAATTGTGTGGATTTTGCACAATGAGTCACGAAAATGGGAGATGGATTGAATTTCCTGGGCTTTAGGTTAATTCGAACCAGTTGCCACAACGAGGCCGGAGTGAGCAACATGTAAAATCGATGGATTTGATGTCTTCCACGTCTAGTCCATCTAGATGGCGGGTGCTAAATTTTCATCCAAATCCGTTTCATCATCCACGGGTCTAATATATTTGGATAGGCTGGTGGATGGGTTGGATACGGATGGGTCCGCAACTTTGTAGTAAATTTTTTCGTTAAGTAAGTTAAAAGCGAAGGTTATAAAAACATCATTTATAACATCCTAAATCATCCTTAGATAAATAACATGTACGTATTTGATTAAACCCTCTCCATGTTTACTGACATCATGTAAAATTATAAAATTTTCATAGATGGATACGAAGTAGATATACTATTAGGTATAAATAAAAACACCCTTAACCCTGATCATGGAGGGTTGGCTGCCCAATGGATTTCTAAACATGCACTCGCACTCGATCTAATATTTATTGGATTTTCAAAGATAAATCCACATCCAATCCATAAGCAGGTTGGGTGTCCGCCCACCAAATTATGGGTGGATTGGCGGGTTGGACTACCCATGCTCACCCTACAATGAGGTGAGCATATGGATTGAATCTTCTATCTCGAACCGGCTTATCTGTAGTTTGATGAGTGGGTGTCTGGTCCATGCACAAGTGAATGTGGAAGTGGAGCTAAAAATTGGTTGGACATCCATATTCGTTAAGTTAATAATTAACCTTTTTAATGTTGATATTGATTACTTAGTTGAATATTGCTACATAaattttttaaatattattatattagatagaattaaaaaatattattattaaatGAAATTGATGAGTTATTTTGCTAGTTATTGATGGGGATGAGTTTGTTTACTGATATTTGATGGGTAAGTAGAGGAAACGATAGTAAAATttaatggtgggtttgtttgcagaattcacgAGGAATTTGTAATCCCACGAGATTATAAATTCTGGGAATCATATAAACCCCTCGTGTGTTTGGTAGCTCATTCATACTATTCATAAAACTCCCTTGTTTTAAAGTTTATGTACTGTTTGACATTACCCTCAACATCTTAAAATTGGATATATAAgggatttagagttaaaaaaaaagtggGCCCATAAATCTCTTAATAAGTTTGCCAACAAATCTTAGGGGAAGGTcagactccatatggaggatatGCTGGAAAAGTGATTCACGTAGGAAATGTGATTCGAGAGATTTGGGCAACCAAACATACCGAGAGaaacgtaattccaccaaatccctgAACTCAAAAATCCCACCTTTGAAATTccacatccaaacccaccatagaCGTATTTGAGTTAATATTAGAAACCATGATAGAAGAAATGAGATCTAAAGTcactttttgttttatttattttaattgtacTAATTATAGAAGAAACCCATTAGAACATCCAATCCTTTAGATATTGGGTCGGATGTGGATGTCAAAATTGAAATCCGTTAAATATTGGATTGGACTGGATGTGGATGATGTGATCCGGGCCATACTCATCCCTAACAATGACCAGGTGGATGGGAAAATGGGTTTGTCAACTATGGTAATTGGAGTTAAGCGGGAGAATGACCCAAAGTCTATTTTTCTGCGCATTTCAATTTTCAACTGTTAACCGTTGTTTTATAATGGTTTCTTCTACCATATAAACATCCGAGTTTGCCATTTTTAATTAACTCGGTCTAATGAAGAACAACAAATATATATCTAAATATTGCAACAACTGGATGATGAGCCGGATGAAAATTTCAACTGACATTCGTGCAATTATATTTAAAACAGATACCTAAAGCTGCAGACCAGAAAAAGTATTCACAAAAAGAGAGACGTTTTGAGGCTACCAATTTTACCACCAGAAGCTAACATGCGATTATTTTATTCCAAATCGTGTGTATTTTGGTAAAAACTTTCAAGATCGATTCCACATTTCCCTgaaaaaagtaataaaaattaATGGTCATCTCTATTAGATACAACCTTTATTTCATAATCAGTTTGATGCATGAAATATAAGAGTCATAATCCCGAACAAATGGTTGTTGTAACTCTAAGGATTTTGGGTTATCGGATGCCAACGAATGTGATTGATGAGTACATTTACATGGGAAAAGCAACTGCATACAAGTATTTGTCATTGTATTACCTAAAGAAAATGTAATCATTTTGGACTAACGTTTTTGAAGATCAATTTAAGAAGATGCCAGACAAATACTGCTGCAAAACTATGATGGGGTTTTCCAAGCATGCTAGATAGTCTTGATTTCATGCATTGGATTTGCATGGATGCCCTACCTTTTAGTAGGGTTGTTAATACCCAAATTTCGGtttaggtcctacccgtcctagctattgCACATGACCTCACAATACCAataataataagagagagagttgcctttccattgtaccttgtccttccttatgtAGGCTTTTCTAAAAACCCctctttttatgacatcatgccacatgtaaTAAACCTTGTTAATTACCACTAATTCCATTCCTTAGCATAACCTCTTCCTTCTTTGTTAATTCCTCCTTTGTCATTCCACCCTTTATGGGTATCTTTTATGTGGGCTtgggtttagtccccaagtccttaCATTTTGACCCAAGTTTATCCCACTCTTTTAGGGCATCCTCAACCCACTAACGggtgttatttttcatgtatcaacattagtcccctggcAATTGGGTTAGTCGTTAGACGATCCAATAGCCAACTCCTGTCCTTGTCTTTGTATTCGTTGCCTAGCACTTCACACATATGGCTCACTCTCTTCACGGGTACGTATTAACTCTATCACCAGTTCCTGCGTTGGTCTCGATGTTCAAAGATTTGGAATCAACGCGCCTGATACTGGTGGAGGCTGAGATCGAGATGCTTTGCAGTCATAGGTAGGCTAGTAGGGCTTCCGCGCTCACTCAACTTGCGGAGTGCCTTGAGGCACGCCAGACCGCTGATGAAACTGGACGATTGACATCCGCGCTCCAGCATGCCTTGAATGATGCCGTTACAGCGCGTAATGCTGCCGCCTCATTACTTACTGAATCTATGACAATGAAGGAAACCACCGGGTATGCCATTGTTGATTGCCGCTCGCACATCTCCGGTCATGCGGCTCCGCGCCTCCTTGGGCATACTCTGTCTTTGGCTGATGTTTCTGCGGTTGTGAATCCATCTTATCTCAGGGATGAGCTTGCACGTTTATTGATACTGCGGGAAGAGATAGGTGTGTTGCGCGATTTCAGACAATCCCGTCGGTACGTGGCACGTCGGGATCGTGATGAGCATGAGGGCACTCCGCTCGCAGGGCGAATTCCAAGGGGAAGATCATTCGAGATGTCCATAAACTATTGAGTGATGCCAATTGGGGACTGTCTCGAGCCAATATCCAATGTGATGAGAGTAGGATCATGGCAGCGGCCGTGGATACGAACATTGCTCATTGTCGCGCGTTGACGGACAGTTGAACTATgcgtgttttttttttagttttccttGTTTATTGCTCTTTTTACGCACTTTCCTTTTGAGTCTTTTTCTTTCTTGATTCTCATCCCCCCCTCCTGTTGTTTGTATTGGATTTTTCTTCTTTAGTTAATTGCTTGCTTTTGACCTTGTGGATACTTTTTTGCTGGCTATGAGCTTTACTTCTCGAGTCCCCAGTGTTTACATCCGGTGTATATATGGGGTTGCCACCTTTTTATTAATATGAGTCGATACGTGTTTAGTCATGCAAAAAAAGGGGGTGGTGGTGATTAATTGCATGGTAATCCACGCCAGCCTTTCTTATATATGTGTCTTCGTA comes from Papaver somniferum cultivar HN1 chromosome 7, ASM357369v1, whole genome shotgun sequence and encodes:
- the LOC113298615 gene encoding ATPase ARSA1-like, which produces MAALYNIPSISSSTHSLPHHNQGCTKTAPMAMASFLSHLPKNQTPFSLLKLSRTFTSISSNPTTRKPYRNLFQVRAVAAPAEAVAGFDEMAAGTQRKYYMLGGKGGVGKTSCAASLAVKFANSGHPTIVVSTDPAHSLSDSFAQDLTGGMLVPVQGLDNPLFALEINPEKAREEFRSASQGSGGSGGVKDMMDSMGLGMLVEQLGDLKLGELLDTPPPGLDEALAISKVMQFVESQEYNMFTRIVFDTAPTGHTLRLLSLPDFLDASIGKILKLKQKLSSATSAIKSVFGKEAKPDDSSAKLEKLKERMGKVRDLFRDTESTEFVIVTIPTVMAISESSRLHASLEKENVPVKRLIVNQVLPASASDCKFCAMKRKDQKRALDMIEKDPELSGLRLVQAPLVDVEIRGVPALTFMGDIVWK